A single region of the Nicotiana sylvestris chromosome 6, ASM39365v2, whole genome shotgun sequence genome encodes:
- the LOC104248244 gene encoding immune-associated nucleotide-binding protein 9-like: MIQQDKMGGSATLSDGWEFASTEARTLVLVGRTGDGKSSTGNSILGRKAFRSMPQSAGVTSTCEIQRTQLPNGQILDVIDTPGLFDFSADPGIVGNEIVKCVDLAKDGIHAVLLVLSVRSRFSREEQATVQSFLEFFGNKISDYMIVVFTGGDDLEYNDVTLDDYLGADPLKEILSMCRNRLLLFDNRTKDPIKKVEQLKDLLFQVNLVVKNNDGKPYTNNWFKELKEGAMNYHNLKANVDSSTAYSEQDIKELKDEMQRSYEEQIRRITEAVETKLKETMQRLEKQLEEEHAARIAAEQNAKEAQKKSEDESRELRDLLESSRRETNELRNRMPAPAPAPGCNIL, from the exons ATGATTCAACAAGATAAGATGGGTGGAAGTGCAACATTAAGTGATGGTTGGGAATTTGCTTCAACTGAAGCTCGGACACTAGTTTTGGTTGGACGTACAGGAGATGGTAAGAGTTCAACAGGGAATAGTATTCTTGGACGAAAGGCATTTAGATCGATGCCTCAATCTGCTGGTGTTACATCTACTTGTGAGATCCAACGAACTCAATTGCCAAATGGACAAATACTAGATGTAATTGATACCCCCG GACTGTTTGATTTTTCTGCTGATCCTGGTATTGTTGGAAATGAAATTGTTAAATGTGTCGATTTGGCCAAGGATGGCATCCATGCTGTTCTACTGGTACTGTCAGTACGAAGTCGCTTTTCAAGGGAAGAACAAGCAACTGTCCAGAGTTTTCTGGAGTTTTTTGGTAACAAAATTAGTGATTACATGATTGTGGTCTTCACTGGTGGAGATGATCTGGAATATAATGATGTGACTTTGGATGATTACTTAGGTGCCGACCCTTTGAAA GAAATTCTATCTATGTGTCGAAATAGGCTACTGCTTTTTGACAATCGGACTAAGGACCCAATTAAGAAAGTTGAGCAATTGAAAGATCTTCTTTTCCAAGTGAATTTGGTTGTGAAAAATAACGATGGAAAACCGTATACAAACAATTGGTTCAAGGAATTGAAG GAAGGAGCTATGAATTATCATAATCTGAAGGCAAACGTTGATTCCTCAACAGCATATTCTGAGCAAGATATAAAAGAATTGAAGGACGAAATGCAGAGGTCCTATGAGGAGCAAATTAGGCGAATAACTGAAGCG GTAGAAACTAAGCTCAAGGAGACCATGCAAAGGCTGGAAAAGCAATTAGAGGAGGAGCATGCTGCTAGGATTGCGGCTGAACAGAATGCAAAAGAAGCTCAGAAGAAATCAGAGGATGAGAGTCGCGAACTGAGAGATCTCCTTGAGAGCTCGCGAAGGGAGACTAATGAGCTCCGAAATCGGATGCCAGCCCCAGCCCCAGCCCCAGGCTGTAATATTTTGTAA